A stretch of DNA from Sebastes umbrosus isolate fSebUmb1 chromosome 14, fSebUmb1.pri, whole genome shotgun sequence:
ttgtAATTGATAAacgcacaaaacacacaattaatatcatcctcaaagccaccagactccattaaaaaacacagtatttatagattgtaaaacacacttcattcaaactcgacagaaacaaaataaaactcatgaaaaccgtctttgttagtctctccactgttccaacaatcaccaactccgGTTTGGTGGAAATAAACCCTCAATTCACTGTGTTAGTGGTGAAAAGAAAACGCCGTTATGCTCTCCTCAAACCGACCAGActccatagaaaaaaacagcaatttgacCTCGCtgatcgtaaaacacacttgaaGCACGACAGAAaccaaataaaactcatcaaacctgtcttggttagtctttccactttCACAACAACCTTGAACTCTTTAACTTTGGTCAAAATAAAGCCTTAATTGGAGAGTTAGATGTGAAGATATGACGGCTCTACATGCTGGTTTTTCCCGCCGTCTCTCTCTTCCGTTGCCGCCCTCTTTGTGCTAACGTAGGCTAACTCGCTGGAAGTCTGCTGAGCGACCAAAGTCAGAACAAACTTTTAAATTAGGCCTCGTGTATCTAAGAGTGAAGATTTAGCAGCTATGTCTTGCcaatttctcgcctcaaatttAGTCAGAAACAGATTGTGACGGACTGCTGAGGTGAAATAACTGAAAGTTTACTAGCGTATTTTCAAGGGGTGGGCGGGAAATGCCTCTCACAAAAGACAGTCAAGCTGACCACACACATAACAATGATTGTGGTCTGGACTACAGATTTATTCTATACGTTGCTGCCCCCTGTTAAAGGgacagaaattgcttgttaacagcaacacctgtggctgttaagtcaacgaaagtcagcgtcctgttgctcgcactcgttctacatagacatgaatgagcattgctcaaaacagtgaggagacacacatcagccaaaagcacaatatcactctatatttcagctgcttggcagtaatgttagctgaccagacgaaggtctctccatgaatcactgctgatcctagtgttggcttttcctgcctcagcctcccgaccgtggccggagggagacaatggcacccggtcggagacgataacgtttttCTCTGCgtagccccgtcacttcacaagacacgggaaacctctgttggtctggaggagttgcagcagttatttctgaacaaacgtccactgtacattcactagatattctcagggctaaactaactcttctgcagtgtggagtgagcagcatgcacgtgagagtggagcgaaagagtgagaacgagtgcggtgtgtgagtgaaggcaagcagaggagccgaggagcagagtacagcagagactccggtcctggagaccaaagctacggtctcccccgcatcctccgactgcggccaacactgtttaacagacgagcttcactatatagaactttgcggttttggtgcttccatgtagtttgtgttggagtcttgtctgaacagcgtagccacacgcgagcatgcatgggacaccgaccagcaatgatttatatgtgtaagaagttacaaacagtccctttaagggctTCCCTGCTGCAGTAATGCCCCCAAAACACACCATCTCTGCAGGACAAATGCAGTGGCCAGGCTGGACTTCACTAGTCAGAACCAAGTTTGCAAGCTGTGAATAATCCACATCGTCTTGAACTCCAACCTGTAGTATCTCAGGATGGCACAAAcagttcatgaaatatttccttCTGGTTGACTAATTAATTTTTCTCCTTTCTTATTATTAAGGTAATTTGCAGTCTGGCTTTAAAGAACAATCCAGCAAAAGGGtggatgattatttttattcacCACTGATGAGCTTTTGTGTGTCATCACAGCCCAAAATATCATCTGTTAACTCTATCAAAGACACAGGACTGACGTGCGTAATATCTCCATCATCAACACCATCTGACGCATACGGCCTCTTCATCCACCCTTTtgcttcacacacatacacacacacacacacacacacacacacacacacacacaccacacacacacacacacacacacacacacacacgcgcgcaccaAAGTATGTACGCATTCTGGTgtcacccctccctcctccggTGCTGCTCAACTATATAAATCacctctgtgtggagtttgaaaCCAAGACACCTCCAGAGTCAAACTGAtcgaagaagagagaagaagacagcAAAGACCGACTTCTTCTACCTGTAACCTCCAAAAGTCTTCTCAAAGTAAGTCTTCACTCTCCTCACTCTCACATGGAGccatttaacatgttttctgatacGAATAAGAACGTTTTAATAGCAGATCTATCTGATATATATTTGTGCCGTATTCTGGGCAAACATACAAGTTAAATTGCGTTGGATCAAATTATCTCACAAcagtttttgtactttttttttaggagaaaaacatgacaaatattaCGACACATTTAAACTTTATGAGcaatacttttaaatatttactGTGTCTCAATGTTTTGTTCAACcgatgtctttttttattcaacttttGCGCGTAAAATAAAACGCTCCCCGCCAGACTCCAAAAAGCTCACATCTTTACAGTCAGACTAAAGgtttaagactttttaaacttACCAACTCCGATTTTCTGCTCAGCCTCGGCGGTtaacatgtatatatttcttatccTGGCTTTGCTGTAAAACTCGGTGTTTAAATGACcagttcaagattcaagattcaagattattagattattagattattattaagtacattggaattctgagcagtttacacagagtcagctttaagaaaagaaaaagtaaaaaaggcaCAGGGTAATTACAGTAGacaataagtagcacattcaactcaacacgataaataaatcaataaattattaaaatataaaacgctctcagtgtagtcaataaataaactaaattaccctctgcataggaacgatacccacagaatacaaatatatatataccatatataccatattaaaagaacttgtagctctcataacatttttaaaacattttttttaattgtaagaACATTGCAAGGCATATAAATTACAGAGCAAATAAGTAGTCCTctatttttcatccatttttcccTCCCACCTCCgataataaaggaaataaccaATATAACACTAATAGTGATAAGACTTAAGGCAGTAATGACACCAAAATTAGAAACACActagaaaataatataatacatacaatattcacctacaaaaaaaaattatatatatatataataataataataataataataataaataataataataataataatagagatttaaaagaaataacaacgtcaatccaacaaaacaaatcaaaatatattttttaaataattcatatatTTCAGTGGATTGCAGAGTGGAAGGCAGCAGGTCATAGCTCCGAGGTGcgttcagcaccacggacagcgccaaATCCGAACCtcatccagacagacagacagacagacagacgggacTGTTGGAGCAAGTCTCCTTATTTTATGTCGTCATTACATTATTGCAGACATATGCAGTCGCTGACTTGCTCCTTTTTCAGTCAAACAAGCCTCAGTTCGTACTTAAAACATCGCACATGCAGCAAAAGAAAGAAGCACAGAGGTAATCACCCGCCCCCCCCGTGACCTGGCGGGAAGAGAACTCTAGAAGTAGAAGAATCATTGTAAGAGCAGATAGAGGgtctaaaaaaaacacctgcagcTGTATTTCTTATTGCCGGCGGgtttaatgaagaaaaaaaagaagaaaaaagaggagttactgtatatctacttatatattttattcattgtttGACGACGTAACTCAGCCTTGATATTCCGATGTAGAAGCCTaagtaaaagtgaaaaagaTTTAATAATTATTGCGATTATTTGACTGTTTTACTGGTGAACAGTGGTGGAGTGGCAAGTGTGCAaactttacttatatttctgtttttctttcgtTTTTCATTTAGTCATGATTATTTAATattgttattgatatttttattaaaatagcattcatactaataataattataatgatcagtagtagtagtagtagtagatttaatgatgataataataataataatagccttAAAGCTCACATAAAAGAAAAGGTATATCAGCCTCATAATGCACTAGAATGGAAATCAAGCTGCTGCAACATCACACAGAGTATTATCGACAGATCACACAGAGTATTATCATCACATCACACAGAGTATTATCGACAGATCGCACAGAGTATTATCATCACATCACACAGAGTATTATCGACACATCGCACAGAGTATTATCATCACATCACACAGAGTATTATCGACACATCGCACAGAGTATTATCATCACATCACACAGAGTATtaccatcacatcatcaacATATTGCACAACATTTATGTCCATTTCATGACCACCATCAAACTCCCTGATGACATGTGAAATTACTTTCCTCCACTGGAGTCGATCCatttttcttcatcttcctcaGGAACTAAACAATGCGGACAATAAGTCAATCtaaagcctttttttctttacatgataaatattgatttgtttAGCTGCTCCATACACCTCTATTTACTCGTCAGCTAACTTAGCCTGAGCAGGCATTTCctaagaaaacaaatgaatcgggtggaatgtttttttccaccccATGCCCCTCAGGAGAGGcttaacacacatttttttcatagaaaacatggagaaaatgtTTCTTTATCAGCCGTCAGGCCTCCTTCACTCTCTTTTCTTTGTGAGGTGTAATGGGATTGATTCAAGGAAACATCTGTGAtaggaaaagtgttttttttcttttagttattcatttttaacaaaaCTTTTTCACAACCTAATTAACACAGTACAATTACAACAATCAACCAttgaaacaaatcaaataactatagaattttttttttttaaagaaatccaAAATGGTCATGTTAATTGTCGTATTGGAGTTAATTCAAAACCAAAATCTTGCAGCCCCTGTTACAGATGGCCGTGATACTGAAGCCATGGACGGTGCTGGCAGCCGTAGTGCTGTGCGTGCTGGTGTGTCTGGGAACGCTGGCGGACGCCTACCCCCCCAAACCTGAGAACCCCGGAGATGACGCTCCACCTGAAGAGCTGGCCAAGTACTACACCGCCCTAAGGCACTACATCAATCTGATCACCAGGCAGAGGTATgtacacacacgtatacacagCACAGGTTTAGTCTTGTACTTTGTTGAGTTGTAGACAGATAAATGATGTCATTAGGGTGAA
This window harbors:
- the pyya gene encoding peptide YY-A, with protein sequence MAVILKPWTVLAAVVLCVLVCLGTLADAYPPKPENPGDDAPPEELAKYYTALRHYINLITRQRYGKRSTQEDVVAELLFGGDSNRDQRSRYDDSYVW